In Deltaproteobacteria bacterium GWC2_55_46, a single window of DNA contains:
- a CDS encoding NADH:ubiquinone oxidoreductase — protein MEAQEKPKVAFFSFTCCEGCQLMVLSCERELPDILSQIKIVNFREAMTEKSNDYDIAFVEGSISRKDEIRKLKKIRKQAKVLVALGACSSTGGLNCLKNRYPMEEVKEKVYGKKAARSFKLIDTIPARPVDAVVDVDYYLHGCPISKKEFLSFLTALLMGKKPEVANYPVCVDCKLAGNICVFEKGMTCMGPVSRAGCDAICVTYGTWCWGCRGTVDNPNIDSHEETLERYGLTAEAVIRKFALYGQCKTGKKCPLP, from the coding sequence ATGGAAGCACAGGAAAAACCAAAGGTCGCGTTCTTCTCGTTCACATGCTGTGAAGGCTGTCAGCTCATGGTCTTGAGCTGCGAGCGGGAGCTGCCGGATATCCTGAGCCAGATAAAGATAGTGAACTTCAGGGAGGCCATGACCGAGAAGTCCAATGATTACGACATAGCCTTTGTCGAGGGCTCGATAAGCAGAAAAGACGAGATCAGGAAGCTCAAAAAGATACGGAAGCAAGCGAAGGTATTGGTCGCCCTCGGCGCGTGCTCGTCGACCGGCGGGCTCAACTGCCTCAAGAACCGCTACCCCATGGAAGAGGTAAAGGAGAAGGTATACGGGAAGAAAGCGGCCAGGAGCTTTAAGCTAATAGACACCATCCCTGCAAGGCCTGTAGACGCCGTTGTGGACGTCGACTATTACCTGCACGGCTGTCCCATATCCAAAAAGGAGTTTCTCTCCTTCCTGACCGCCCTTCTTATGGGAAAGAAGCCGGAGGTAGCTAACTACCCGGTCTGCGTGGACTGCAAGCTCGCCGGGAATATCTGCGTCTTTGAGAAGGGGATGACCTGCATGGGGCCGGTCTCAAGGGCTGGCTGCGACGCCATCTGCGTCACCTACGGCACATGGTGCTGGGGGTGCAGAGGCACTGTCGACAACCCCAATATCGATTCGCACGAGGAAACGCTCGAAAGATACGGCCTCACGGCTGAGGCGGTCATAAGGAAGTTCGCGCTCTACGGGCAATGCAAGACCGGGAAGAAGTGCCCTCTACCCTGA
- a CDS encoding oxaloacetate decarboxylase subunit alpha produces the protein MRTADMTGIAPMLDKVGYWSLEVWGGATFDACLRFLKEDPWERLKVLRKAIPNTRLQMLLRGQNLVGYRHYSDDVVKKFVERAARNGVDVFRIFDALNDLRNIEVAVRAAKEAKAIVEATICYTTSPVHTHEGFVELAQKLVKMGADTICVKDMAGLLTPFAAFDLVGKLREKIALPIHIHSHDSSGLAAMSYLKAIEAGADIVDTALSSLASGTSQPPTESMVAALNDSPYSTGLDLGLLAEIADRFREIRKKYKRFESEYTAINPKTLMVQIPGGMISNLVNQLREQNALDKMNEVFDEIPKVRKDMGYPPLVTPTSQVVGTQATLNVLMGERYKVITSETRNYFKGLYGKPPGPIDETARKLAVGDEKPISCRPADLLEPELDKAMRDIDGKAKSIDDVLSYTLFPIVALEFFEQRDSGRLEPEPLEEEMSAPAEHTALHLAPSEFNVTVHGENYKIKVAGAGHKVEGKRPFFISIDGKLEEVMIESLTEVIPTTAGEIERPSITQSIRPKARKEGDVTTPIPGKVTSIKVSVGGKVSEGDTVLTVEAMKMENEVHTPISGTVKKILVRIGDSVNPDETLIEVEKE, from the coding sequence ATGAGGACCGCCGACATGACCGGGATCGCCCCCATGCTCGACAAGGTGGGCTACTGGTCCCTCGAAGTCTGGGGCGGCGCGACCTTCGACGCCTGCTTGAGGTTCCTCAAGGAAGACCCATGGGAGAGGCTCAAGGTCTTGAGGAAGGCCATACCGAACACAAGGCTCCAGATGCTGCTCCGCGGGCAGAACCTGGTCGGCTACAGGCACTACTCAGACGACGTTGTGAAAAAATTCGTCGAAAGGGCCGCCAGGAACGGGGTCGACGTCTTCAGGATATTCGACGCCCTCAACGATCTCAGGAACATAGAGGTGGCTGTAAGGGCCGCCAAAGAGGCGAAGGCCATCGTCGAGGCGACCATCTGCTATACCACGAGCCCGGTCCATACGCATGAGGGCTTCGTCGAGCTCGCCCAGAAGCTTGTGAAGATGGGCGCTGACACCATATGCGTAAAGGACATGGCGGGCCTCTTGACGCCTTTTGCGGCCTTTGACCTGGTAGGAAAGCTCAGGGAGAAGATAGCGCTCCCCATACACATACATTCGCACGACTCCTCGGGACTGGCGGCGATGAGCTATTTGAAGGCCATTGAGGCCGGAGCGGACATAGTCGATACCGCCCTTTCAAGCCTCGCCTCCGGCACCTCCCAGCCCCCGACAGAGTCCATGGTGGCGGCGCTCAACGATTCGCCCTATTCAACGGGGCTTGACCTGGGCCTGCTCGCCGAGATAGCCGACAGGTTCAGGGAGATAAGGAAAAAGTACAAGAGGTTTGAAAGCGAGTACACCGCGATAAACCCCAAAACGCTCATGGTGCAGATACCCGGCGGCATGATATCGAACCTCGTCAACCAGCTTAGAGAGCAGAACGCCCTCGATAAGATGAACGAGGTCTTCGACGAGATACCAAAGGTCAGGAAGGACATGGGCTACCCTCCCCTGGTGACGCCAACGAGCCAGGTCGTCGGCACGCAGGCGACCCTTAACGTCCTCATGGGCGAGAGGTACAAGGTCATAACGAGCGAGACGAGGAACTACTTCAAGGGGCTCTATGGCAAGCCCCCCGGCCCCATCGACGAGACCGCGAGGAAGCTCGCCGTCGGGGACGAGAAGCCCATTAGCTGCAGGCCAGCCGACCTCCTTGAGCCTGAGCTGGACAAGGCGATGAGGGACATAGACGGCAAGGCGAAATCGATAGATGACGTGCTGTCGTATACCCTCTTCCCCATAGTCGCGCTCGAGTTCTTCGAGCAGAGGGACTCCGGCAGGCTCGAACCGGAACCGCTTGAGGAGGAGATGTCGGCGCCCGCCGAGCACACGGCCCTTCACCTCGCGCCAAGCGAGTTCAACGTCACTGTGCACGGGGAGAATTACAAGATAAAGGTCGCCGGAGCGGGACATAAGGTCGAAGGCAAGAGGCCGTTTTTCATCTCCATAGACGGCAAGCTCGAAGAGGTGATGATAGAGTCCCTCACAGAGGTCATACCGACCACCGCCGGCGAGATAGAAAGGCCCTCTATAACGCAATCGATCAGGCCCAAGGCCAGGAAAGAAGGGGATGTCACGACCCCCATCCCCGGCAAGGTCACCTCGATAAAGGTTAGCGTAGGGGGCAAGGTCTCTGAGGGCGACACCGTCCTTACGGTCGAGGCCATGAAGATGGAGAACGAGGTGCACACCCCAATAAGCGGCACCGTCAAAAAGATACTGGTCAGGATAGGTGACTCGGTAAACCCGGATGAGACTCTCATAGAGGTAGAAAAGGAATAA
- a CDS encoding acetyl-CoA carboxylase biotin carboxylase subunit has product MSGLFKKVLIANRGEIATRVIRACKELGIATVAIYSEEDATSLYVKKADESYMVGPGPIQGYLNIHRLVDLATKVGVDAIHPGYGFLSENPRFPQLCEKKGITFIGPTSRTIADMGDKVMARKMMQKAGVPILPGTEDSIKDVDEAVALAEKIGYPIMVKASGGGGGRGLRVARNKKELVDSITTARKESAAAFGVSEVFLEKFIEKPHHIEFQILADNHGNIVHMGERDCSIQRRHQKLVEITPSLILTADLRKRMGEAAIKAAKAANYTNAGTVEFLVDNNRDFYFLEMNTRIQVEHPITEEVTGIDLVKKQIEIASGMPLGFTQEDVKVNGFAIECRVCAEDPKNNFFPSFGKVTAYYSPGGIGVRIDGAIYKDFVIPNCYDSLVAKLVVRGTTWDETVRRTHRCLEEFVIRGIKTTIPFLRKIMENEDFRAGNFDTGFIDRKPELMDYDEYGEPTDLVAAIAAAIAAHHGL; this is encoded by the coding sequence ATGTCAGGTCTCTTCAAAAAAGTGCTCATAGCCAACAGGGGCGAGATCGCCACGAGGGTCATCCGGGCCTGCAAGGAGCTCGGGATCGCCACAGTGGCCATCTATTCGGAAGAGGACGCCACCTCTCTTTACGTCAAGAAGGCGGACGAGTCCTACATGGTCGGCCCCGGCCCCATACAGGGCTATCTCAACATTCACAGGCTTGTAGACCTTGCCACAAAGGTCGGCGTCGACGCCATACATCCCGGCTACGGCTTCCTCTCCGAGAACCCGCGGTTCCCCCAGCTCTGCGAGAAGAAGGGCATTACCTTCATAGGCCCCACGAGCAGGACCATCGCTGACATGGGCGACAAGGTCATGGCGAGGAAGATGATGCAGAAGGCGGGCGTGCCGATACTGCCCGGGACGGAAGACTCGATAAAGGACGTAGACGAGGCCGTAGCCTTAGCCGAGAAGATAGGCTACCCCATAATGGTAAAGGCCTCTGGCGGGGGCGGCGGCAGGGGCTTAAGGGTAGCGCGCAACAAAAAAGAGCTCGTCGACTCCATCACGACCGCCAGGAAGGAATCGGCCGCCGCGTTCGGCGTCTCCGAGGTCTTCCTTGAAAAATTCATAGAAAAGCCTCACCATATAGAGTTCCAGATACTGGCCGACAACCACGGCAATATCGTCCACATGGGCGAGAGGGACTGCTCTATTCAGAGGCGCCACCAGAAGCTCGTCGAGATAACCCCTTCTCTTATCCTTACCGCGGACCTCCGCAAACGCATGGGAGAGGCGGCGATCAAGGCCGCGAAGGCCGCCAACTACACGAACGCCGGCACGGTGGAGTTCCTGGTCGACAACAACAGGGACTTCTACTTCCTTGAGATGAACACGAGGATACAGGTCGAGCACCCGATAACAGAAGAGGTCACCGGGATCGACCTCGTCAAAAAGCAGATAGAGATAGCCTCCGGCATGCCCCTGGGCTTCACCCAGGAGGACGTCAAGGTAAACGGCTTTGCCATAGAGTGCCGTGTCTGCGCCGAGGACCCCAAGAACAACTTCTTCCCGTCCTTCGGCAAGGTCACGGCATATTACTCGCCCGGCGGCATAGGGGTGCGGATAGACGGGGCCATATACAAGGACTTCGTGATCCCGAACTGCTACGACTCGCTCGTCGCGAAGCTCGTGGTGCGCGGCACCACATGGGACGAGACCGTGAGGAGGACCCACCGCTGCCTTGAAGAGTTCGTTATAAGGGGCATAAAGACTACGATACCCTTCCTCAGGAAGATAATGGAGAACGAGGACTTTAGAGCAGGCAATTTCGACACGGGCTTCATAGACAGGAAGCCCGAGCTTATGGACTACGACGAATACGGTGAGCCTACGGACCTGGTCGCGGCCATTGCCGCGGCCATAGCGGCCCACCACGGGTTATAA
- a CDS encoding glutamate--tRNA ligase, producing MTVRTRFAPSPTGYLHIGGARTALFNLLFTRRNKGIFILRIEDTDVARSTKESIQAILDGMEWLGLNWDEGPFFQSHRFDEYRKSAEALLEKGLVYRCYCTPEDLEARREAALKAGRPPMYDGRCRERTGSPQGPSALRFRVPPGTTAFKDEIKGVISFENSAIEDLIILRSDGTPTYNFCVVVDDSTMGITHVIRGDDHINNTPKQILLYRALGYDIPVFAHLPMILGSDKTRLSKRHGATSVMAYKEMGYLPHALVNYLARLGWSAGDQEIFSMEELVEKFSLDSVGKSSGVFNPEKLLWLNQHYIKSAAPEELAPLLLPFWKGLGVDASADQRLMPIVRTLQERSRTLKEMAENSLFYFIDKVEYDPKAAEKLFTADTAALLEELLTKLSGLASFDETSLETEFNSLLEAKGLKLGKLAQPVRVALTGGTISPGIFETLAAMGKELALKRLTDAITYMKAAKG from the coding sequence TTGACTGTAAGGACACGGTTCGCCCCATCTCCAACGGGCTATCTCCATATCGGAGGGGCAAGGACAGCCCTCTTTAACCTGCTCTTCACCAGGCGCAACAAGGGGATCTTTATCCTGCGAATAGAAGACACCGACGTGGCCCGCTCCACCAAAGAGTCTATACAGGCCATACTCGACGGCATGGAATGGCTCGGGCTCAACTGGGACGAGGGGCCTTTTTTCCAGAGCCACAGGTTCGACGAGTACAGAAAGTCCGCCGAGGCGCTGCTGGAAAAGGGGCTCGTCTACCGCTGCTACTGCACCCCGGAGGATCTTGAGGCCAGAAGGGAGGCGGCCTTGAAGGCCGGACGCCCGCCCATGTACGACGGCAGATGCAGGGAGAGGACCGGCTCCCCGCAGGGCCCGTCTGCGCTCAGGTTCAGGGTCCCGCCCGGGACCACAGCCTTCAAAGACGAGATAAAAGGGGTAATATCGTTCGAGAACTCGGCGATAGAGGACCTTATCATCTTAAGGAGCGACGGCACGCCGACCTATAACTTCTGCGTCGTGGTGGACGACTCCACCATGGGGATAACCCATGTAATAAGGGGCGACGACCACATAAACAACACGCCAAAGCAGATACTCCTTTACAGGGCCCTCGGCTACGATATCCCGGTCTTCGCCCACCTGCCCATGATACTCGGGTCGGACAAGACCAGGCTCTCCAAGCGCCACGGCGCGACATCCGTCATGGCCTATAAAGAGATGGGCTACCTGCCGCATGCCCTCGTCAACTACCTCGCGAGGCTCGGCTGGTCCGCAGGCGACCAGGAGATATTCTCGATGGAAGAGCTTGTGGAAAAGTTCTCCCTGGATAGCGTCGGCAAGTCCTCAGGGGTATTTAACCCTGAAAAGCTCCTGTGGCTCAACCAGCATTACATAAAATCAGCCGCCCCTGAAGAGCTCGCCCCGCTTCTCCTCCCCTTCTGGAAGGGGCTCGGGGTAGACGCCTCGGCTGACCAGAGGCTCATGCCGATAGTCAGGACGTTGCAGGAAAGGTCCAGGACGCTCAAAGAGATGGCGGAAAACTCGCTCTTTTACTTCATCGACAAGGTCGAGTACGACCCCAAGGCGGCTGAGAAGCTCTTTACAGCCGATACGGCCGCGCTCCTCGAAGAGCTGCTGACAAAACTGTCCGGGCTTGCCTCGTTCGATGAAACGTCCCTTGAAACCGAGTTCAACTCGCTCCTCGAGGCAAAGGGGCTGAAACTCGGGAAACTCGCCCAGCCGGTAAGAGTGGCCCTGACAGGCGGCACCATAAGCCCCGGCATATTCGAGACACTCGCGGCCATGGGCAAGGAGCTGGCGTTAAAGCGCCTTACGGACGCCATAACCTACATGAAGGCCGCGAAGGGTTAG
- a CDS encoding AmmeMemoRadiSam system protein B, which translates to MIRKAVVAGRFYPGARAELSKALNALLSHSPVEEARAILAPHAGYVFSGAIAGQVYSSVRVPDRVVLIGPNHTGLGPRASVMASGCWEIPLGRVKVDTGAAEAVLASTPLFSADTEAHLMEHSIEVQLPFIYVRNPDAMIVPITVMQGSAVECEEMGRAIAGALSGLAGQTLIVASTDMNHFEPDGLTRAKDKLAIDKVLALDARGLLKAASENDITMCGVVPSAITIFAARELGAKKARLVSYATSGDVNGDLSQVVGYAGVIIT; encoded by the coding sequence ATGATAAGGAAAGCAGTAGTCGCAGGGCGGTTCTACCCAGGCGCCAGGGCAGAGCTCAGCAAGGCCCTGAACGCCCTTTTGAGCCACTCTCCCGTAGAGGAAGCGAGGGCGATACTGGCCCCCCATGCCGGGTACGTCTTCTCAGGGGCGATCGCGGGGCAGGTATACTCTTCGGTGCGCGTGCCCGACAGGGTCGTCCTGATCGGCCCCAACCACACCGGCCTCGGCCCGCGCGCCTCTGTCATGGCCTCCGGGTGCTGGGAGATACCGCTGGGCAGGGTCAAGGTCGATACCGGGGCGGCGGAGGCAGTATTAGCCTCAACGCCCCTTTTCTCGGCTGATACGGAGGCGCACTTGATGGAGCATTCGATCGAGGTGCAGCTCCCTTTCATATACGTCCGGAACCCTGACGCAATGATAGTGCCCATTACCGTTATGCAGGGCAGCGCCGTGGAATGCGAGGAGATGGGCAGGGCCATAGCCGGCGCGCTCTCCGGGCTTGCCGGCCAAACGCTCATCGTGGCGAGCACGGACATGAACCACTTTGAGCCTGACGGTCTGACAAGGGCCAAGGATAAACTGGCGATAGACAAGGTGCTGGCCCTTGACGCCAGGGGCCTTCTTAAAGCAGCCTCGGAAAACGATATCACGATGTGCGGCGTGGTCCCTTCCGCCATAACGATATTCGCCGCCAGGGAACTTGGCGCGAAGAAGGCCAGGCTCGTAAGCTACGCCACCTCCGGGGACGTGAACGGAGACCTAAGCCAGGTCGTCGGTTACGCCGGGGTCATAATAACATAA
- a CDS encoding phosphoglycolate phosphatase, whose product MKRTVIDAELLIFDLDGTLIDSSQDIAWSANMTLSAMGHEKKQIGEIVGHIGWGVKPLLEKLMPGETSERIAEARLKFLDFYGDHLVVKTSVYPGVEDTIGHFMKAGKKLAVVTNKPFGLAESILEIVRLKDFFSVILGGDSLPNKKPHSEPIEKAMSDLCAPPEKTVVVGDSPVDCEAGKAAGAYTVGVSYGFRGRGELEAAGCDIIIDDFTSLKRMIR is encoded by the coding sequence ATGAAACGGACTGTAATAGACGCGGAGCTGCTGATATTCGACCTCGACGGGACCCTTATAGATTCAAGCCAGGACATAGCGTGGTCCGCCAATATGACGCTTTCCGCTATGGGCCATGAGAAAAAACAGATAGGCGAGATAGTCGGCCACATCGGCTGGGGCGTTAAGCCGCTCCTTGAGAAGCTCATGCCGGGAGAGACATCCGAGAGGATAGCCGAGGCGAGGCTTAAGTTCCTCGATTTCTACGGAGACCACCTTGTGGTTAAGACCAGCGTATACCCTGGAGTGGAGGATACTATAGGCCATTTCATGAAGGCCGGCAAGAAGCTCGCGGTAGTCACGAACAAGCCTTTCGGCCTGGCCGAAAGCATCCTTGAGATAGTAAGGCTCAAGGATTTTTTTAGCGTCATCCTCGGGGGAGACTCTCTTCCCAACAAAAAGCCTCATTCAGAGCCGATAGAGAAGGCCATGAGCGACCTTTGCGCCCCTCCTGAAAAGACGGTCGTCGTGGGCGACAGCCCGGTAGACTGCGAGGCTGGCAAGGCCGCCGGAGCGTACACGGTAGGCGTCTCCTACGGCTTCAGGGGAAGGGGCGAGCTGGAGGCCGCCGGATGCGATATCATAATCGACGATTTTACTTCGCTTAAGCGGATGATACGGTAA